From Bradyrhizobium erythrophlei:
GCAATCGTTGCCGAAGCGCGCGTTCATCAGCCGTTCGGCGAGCGCCATGCCGACGGCGGTGGCAAGGCCCTGCCCGAGCGGGCCGGTCGTCGTCTCCACGCCGGGGGTGTGGCCATATTCGGGATGCCCCGGCGTCTTCGATCCCCACTGCCGGAAGGCCCTGAGCTCGTCCGAGCTTACGCCCTCATAGCCGGTCAGGTGCAAGAGCGCGTAGAGCAGCATCGAGCCGTGACCGGCCGACAGAACAAAACGGTCGCGATCCGGCCACGCCGGGTCGGCGGGATCGAATTTGAGAAAGCGCGAAAACAATACCGTGGCGACGTCGGCCATGCCCATCGGCATGCCCGGGTGACCCGACTTCGCCTTCTCGACGGCGTCGATCGCCAGGAAGCGGATCGCGTTGGCCATTTCCGCGTGCGAAACATCCGGACGGCCGGGAATACAGGACAAAACGTGAGCAGTCATACCGTGCGCCTCTTGCGTTCCATCAGTTGCAGGATCAGGGGGGTGAGAATGAGCTGCATCGCCAGATCGAGCTTCGATCCGTGGATCACGATCGAATTGGCGCGCGACATGAAGCTGTTCGGAATCATCGACAGCAGATAAGGGAAATCGATGCCGCGCGGATTTTTCAGGCGGATCACCACCATCGATTCGTCCGGCGTCGGGATCCAGCGCGCAATGAAGGGGTTCGAGGTATCCACCGTCGGCACGCGCTGGAAATTGATGTCGGTTTCGGCGAATTGCGGGCAGATATAGTTCACGTAATCCGGCATCCGCCGCAGAATGGTGTCGGTCACCGCCTCCTGGCTATAACCGCGGTCGCGGCGGTCGCGATGCAGCTTCTGGATCCATTCCAGATTGATCACCGGAACCACACCGATCTTGAGATCGGCATGCTGGGCGATGTTGACCTTCTCGGTCACGACCGCGCCGTGCAGCCCTTCGTAGAACAGAAGGTCGGACGTTTCCGGTAAATGGCCCCATTCGGTGAACGTGCCCGGTTCGGCGCCATAGAGCTTCGCCTCTTCGTCGTCATGCACGTAGTGGCGCGTGGTACCGGTGCCGGATTCACCGTAGTCGCGAAACACCCGCTCCAGTTCCTCGAACAGGTTGGTCTCGGGGCTGAAATGGCTGAAATGCCTATTGCCGCGCTCGGCCTCCTCCGCCATCTTGGTGCGCATCTCGACCCGGTTGTAGCGGTGGAAGGCGTCGCCCTCGATATAGGCCGCCGCG
This genomic window contains:
- a CDS encoding phosphoribulokinase yields the protein MSRSHPIISITGSSGAGTTSVKNTFENIFRREKVAAAYIEGDAFHRYNRVEMRTKMAEEAERGNRHFSHFSPETNLFEELERVFRDYGESGTGTTRHYVHDDEEAKLYGAEPGTFTEWGHLPETSDLLFYEGLHGAVVTEKVNIAQHADLKIGVVPVINLEWIQKLHRDRRDRGYSQEAVTDTILRRMPDYVNYICPQFAETDINFQRVPTVDTSNPFIARWIPTPDESMVVIRLKNPRGIDFPYLLSMIPNSFMSRANSIVIHGSKLDLAMQLILTPLILQLMERKRRTV